A single genomic interval of Dromiciops gliroides isolate mDroGli1 chromosome 1, mDroGli1.pri, whole genome shotgun sequence harbors:
- the LOC122735369 gene encoding 40S ribosomal protein S12-like: protein MAEEGIAAGGVMDVNTALQEVLKTTLIHDGLARGIREAAKALDKHQAHLCVLASNCDEPMYVKLVEALCAEHQINLFKVDDNKKLGEWVGLCKIDREGKPHKVVGCSCIVVKDYGKESQAKDVIEVYFKFKK, encoded by the coding sequence ATGGCCGAGGAAGGCATTGCTGCTGGAGGTGTAATGGATGTTAACACCGCTCTACAAGAAGTGCTGAAGACCACACTCATCCACGATGGCCTAGCTCGTGGAATTCGTGAAGCTGCCAAAGCCTTGGACAAACACCAAGCCCATCTTTGTGTTCTTGCTTCCAACTGTGATGAACCTATGTATGTAAAACTGGTTGAAGCCCTGTGTGCTGAGCACCAAATTAACTTGTTCAAGGTTGATGACAACAAGAAGCTGGGTGAGTGGGTAGGCCTCTGTAAAATTGACAGAGAGGGAAAGCCCCACAAAGTGGTTGGTTGCAGTTGCATTGTTGTTAAAGACTATGGCAAGGAATCTCAGGCCAAAGATGTCATCGAAGTATACTTTAAATTcaagaaatga